Within Quadrisphaera setariae, the genomic segment GAGCATGGGCTCGGGCGCAGTGCGGGGGACCAGGGCGATGGCGGCGTCGTCGACGAGGGCCTCTCCGACGCCCAGGAGGAGCGCCGCGGCGACGAGCAGCCCGATGCTCGCGTGCCCGCTGCCCAGCCCGACCACGACCGCGGTCACGACCACCGCCCGAGCCGCGTTGACCGCCCACAGCAGCCGCACCCGGTCGACGCGGTCCACCACCAGCCCGGCCAGCGGGCCGACGACCAGCCACGGCAGCGTGGTGGCGGCGGCGACGGCGCTCACGAGGACCGGGTCTCGCGTCAGCGTCACGGCCAGCAGCGGGAACGCCACGCGCCGCACGCCGTCACCGAGGTTCGCGGCGGTCGAGCTGGTCCACAACCACCAGTAGTCGCCGCCCAGCCGCTCCTGAGGGCTCGGCGCGGAGGGCGAAGACACCGGGTGGTGCGGCGCGGTGGCGCTGGCCCCAGGCCCGGTGCCGCTGGTCACGAGCGCCCCCCGTCGTCGTCCTGGTGACGGCGGGCAGCGGCAGACGTCCGGTACAGGGCCACCGTGAGGTTGGCGACGTCGGCGTCGGGGGTCTGGTCCGCCTCGGCGGCCGCGACCAGGGCGGCGATCTGCTCCGACAGGCGCTGGTAGGCGGCGGGGTCCAGGCGGAGCCTCGTGACGAGCAGCTGCTGCTCGGCCTCCGGCGGGGCGGCGTCGAGGTCCTCGGCGACCGTGCGCAGCAGCAGCCCGCGGCGTCCGTGGGCGGGGTTGGACGGCGCCACGTCGAAGGTCCGCGCGACCCGCCCCCAGTAGCGCTCGGTGCCACCGCGGACCTTGGCGGTGCGGACCACCCTGACGAGGCCGGCAGCGGAGAGCACCTTGAGGTGGTGGCTGGCGCTGCCCTTGAGCAGGTCGTGCTCGGTGGCGAGCTGGCTGACGGTGGCCGCACGCACCGACAGCGTCTCGAGGATGCGGAAGCGGGCGAGGTTGCCGATGGCGGCCACCTGCTCGGCGGTGGTCAGCTCGAGGGTGTCGTCGAGGTCGTAGTCAGGAGCCGCGCCATCCACCGGTCAAGAATGCTTGACCCTTGACGGGTGAGTCGAGGGCGGCGTCTCACCGGCCGTCGTAGCCCGTCCAGAGGGACTCGTCGGGCCAGTGGCGGTCGTCGTCCAGGAGCGGCCAGTACGTCTCCTCGCTGAGCCGCGCACCGTCGGTGCCGAGGGCGCGCAGCAGCACGGAGCCGGTGTGGTGCACCACCGGGCACGCGAAGGCCACGAGACCGCTCGGAGGCACAGCGATCACGAGCTCGCGGACCAGGTCGCGGGTGGGGGAGCGGTGGATCAGCTGCAGGCGCTCCACCTGGTGGGAGCACAGGACGGCGACGCACGCCGCCCACATCGTGGAGGGCTCGACGCCGCCGCTGGTGCTCTCCGTCAGGGCGTAGCCGAGGAGCTGGTCGGCAACGACCTGGGTCTGCGTGCCCATCCAGCTCGTCGGCCCGGTGTCCGGGCGCTCGAGCACCCACTCCGGCAGGCTCGTCCCCGAACTCGCACCCGTGGGGCGCCAGCGCCCGGAGGGGGCGCGGGGCAGCACGTGGGCGTCGTGCTCGAGGCCGTCCTCGTCCGTGCGGTACGGCACCAGCACGCAGCCGAGGTCGTCCCAGGCACCGGCGGCGCCGACCACCCACGTCTGCTCCTCGACGCTGTCGGCCCCGCCGGCCCACGTCGTCCCGTGCTCCAGCGCTGCGACGAGCTGCTCATCCGTGACGTCAGGCGTCCACATCGGGAACTGGTCGTCCTCGTCGTCCCCGGGTGCGGTGGTCACCCGGTCAGGATCACCGGGATGAGCAAGGGGTTTCGCGCGTCAGACCACGTCGGGCATCGGCTCGGCGAAGACGCGGAACCCCTCCCGCTCCGTGTGCATCCGCCACAGGTGACCTGCCAGGACGTCCGGGTCGTGCGTGGGGTGCCCCACCTCTATGCCGCCCGGGATGATGAGCTGCCCCACGTGCACGCCCTCGTCGGCGAGGGCGGTGTGCAGCATCCGCGCGTACGCGCTCTCCCCGGCGAAGGCCACGGACGTCCCGGCCACGGCGGGGTTCGAACGGGCACCGCTGCCGCCGTTGACGAACAGCAGCGTCCCCCGGCCCCGCTCGCGCATGCTCGGCAGCACCTCGGCCACCACCGCCTGCGGACCGAAGATGGAGAACTCGACGGCCGCGCGCAGGTCGTCGACGTCCGTCTCGAGCACCGGCCGCAGGAACTCCGGCTGCGGGATGGGGCTGTACTGCACGACCTCGGCGGGCCCGAGGTCGGAGGCGGCGCGTCGAAGGGCGTCGCGCAGCGAGTCGAGGTCGCGGACGCTCGCCGCGTACCCGCGGGCGTCCACGCCCTGCGCGCACAGCTGCTCGGCCAGGGCGTCGACGTTGGCCTGGGTGCGGGAGACCAGGGCGACGGCGAAACCCTCGGCCCCGAAGCGACGGGCTGCGGCTGCGCCGAGGCCCGGACCGGCTCCGATGATGACGGCAGTGGACATGGCGCTCCTCGTCGATCGCGGTGATAACCGGTCCAGCCTGGTGCAGAGGCGCGGCTGGCGAAAACGCATCGCCCCGCGCTGGCTCCGTCGCCTAGCGTCCCGGCGTGACCAGGGGCCGCTACCGCTGGCGGACCGCCGTCCGCATGCGCACGCCGTGGTGGCTCATCGAGCGCGGTGTGGCCGCCAAGGGGCGACGTGACTGCGGCGACCACGACTTCTTCAACGCCGACGGTGTGGTCGAGCGCTGCTACCACTGCCAGGTGGGGGAGCGCCCGCACGACCCCGCCCACGTCCGCGGCCACCGGTCGAGCCGAGCTGGCGATGGGGACTGAGGCGGATCTGGCCGCGCCGGACCGCGGCGCGCCGTGCGGCATCCGCTTCGACGGGCGCCTGCGCTGGCACTGGTGGGGACCCGAGCGCGACGGCTGGGGCGACCGGATCGCCGCCTGCGGAGGACGAGTCCTGGGCTGGGACAGCGAGGAGGAGTGCCTCGCCGGTGCGGCGCGCGCCGGTTGGGAGTACGACGAGGACCAGGCCGGCGACCGCAGCGTGCTGGTCTCCGACCTCGGACCCGCGCAGGACTGGCTCGCGGGACGCAGGACGTGGCTGGAGGTGGATGCGGGGCTCAACCTGTGGAACTGGGCCGGTGACGTCAGCCGCAGCACCGGCGGCGCGTGGAACCCGCGAGGGCGGTCGGTGGACCGCTGCTACGACAAGCTCGTCGCCGCGAACGTGCCGTACGTCTTCCACCTCGACTCCTACCGTCCGCAGTGGACGGCTCACCAGCTGACGGCGCTGCGCCGCGTGCTGGGCGAGGCCGTCCACGTGGTGCGCGCCGGCTACGGGGACCTGCCTCGGCGGGCGCGTCAGAAGAACTCGTCGAGCAGGCGGTAGAAGGGCAGCACCAGGGCGTCCCGGTCGCTGGCCCCGTAGTGCTCGAGCAGCTGTTCCGCCCGCGTCCCGCCCAGCCGGTCGCGGGTGCTCCGCGCGGCGATCGCGAGGTCGCGGCACCGGTCGGCCACGCCCAGCCGCTCGACGTCGAGCAGGCCCGTCACCTCGCCGTCGTCGTCGAACAGCACGTTGGGGAGTCCGGGGTCGCCGTGGCAGACCACCAGCTCCTCCTGCGTGGGCAGGGTCGCCGCGAGCTCGGCGAGCAGCAGCGGCACGGACCAGCCGCGGCGTGCGCCGTCCGGTGCGGTGAGGTCGACGAGGCCGAGTGCGGCGCGGGACCGAGCGGCTGCCGTCGTCGTCCTCAGGCGGGCGTCGAAGGGGCAGCTCGCCACAGGAAGGGAGTGGAGGGCCCGCAGCACCTCGGCAAGGGCGGTGATGGCGCGCGGCTGAGCGGCCGGAGGTAGGGCGGTCAGCGGGCGCCCGGGGACTGTGGTGGTCACCAGGGCGTCGTCGCTCAGCGAGACGACCCGCGGGCACGGGAGCCCCT encodes:
- a CDS encoding ArsR/SmtB family transcription factor, which gives rise to MDGAAPDYDLDDTLELTTAEQVAAIGNLARFRILETLSVRAATVSQLATEHDLLKGSASHHLKVLSAAGLVRVVRTAKVRGGTERYWGRVARTFDVAPSNPAHGRRGLLLRTVAEDLDAAPPEAEQQLLVTRLRLDPAAYQRLSEQIAALVAAAEADQTPDADVANLTVALYRTSAAARRHQDDDGGRS
- a CDS encoding SDR family NAD(P)-dependent oxidoreductase; its protein translation is MSTAVIIGAGPGLGAAAARRFGAEGFAVALVSRTQANVDALAEQLCAQGVDARGYAASVRDLDSLRDALRRAASDLGPAEVVQYSPIPQPEFLRPVLETDVDDLRAAVEFSIFGPQAVVAEVLPSMRERGRGTLLFVNGGSGARSNPAVAGTSVAFAGESAYARMLHTALADEGVHVGQLIIPGGIEVGHPTHDPDVLAGHLWRMHTEREGFRVFAEPMPDVV
- a CDS encoding APH(3') family aminoglycoside O-phosphotransferase, whose amino-acid sequence is MDEWVPVTTGKSGARVWRGRGVHRKQDSPERLAAEAARLTWLSAQGLPCPRVVSLSDDALVTTTVPGRPLTALPPAAQPRAITALAEVLRALHSLPVASCPFDARLRTTTAAARSRAALGLVDLTAPDGARRGWSVPLLLAELAATLPTQEELVVCHGDPGLPNVLFDDDGEVTGLLDVERLGVADRCRDLAIAARSTRDRLGGTRAEQLLEHYGASDRDALVLPFYRLLDEFF